A stretch of the Synechocystis sp. PCC 7338 genome encodes the following:
- a CDS encoding cytochrome c oxidase subunit II: protein MSRKNLILLAVYVAFTLGISLWLGQRAYQWLPPAAAQEAQPVGDLFSFLVSLGSVVFLGVAGAMAYSIIFHRFSLQNPQGAPIRGNARLEIFWTVVPIILVAWIAWYSYVIYQRMNVLGPLPVVEVPQLLGKKAIAAGPPAELAMAQGSNINPEKIGVEVKQWLWTFTYRDAGVTSHELHLPLDRRVTLNMTSADVLHGFYVPNFRIKQDIVPNREIEFSFTPNRLGEYKLHDSQFSGTYFALMTAPVVVQSVSDYQSWLESQKSLAPGQLPNPALDEFNQTPGTPLKSGWPTVSPATRK from the coding sequence ATGAGTCGCAAAAATCTCATCCTATTGGCAGTTTACGTTGCTTTTACCCTGGGAATTAGTCTGTGGCTGGGGCAACGGGCTTACCAATGGTTACCCCCTGCTGCCGCCCAGGAAGCACAACCTGTGGGGGATTTATTTAGTTTTTTGGTTAGCCTTGGTAGCGTGGTCTTTCTGGGAGTAGCGGGGGCCATGGCCTACTCCATTATTTTCCATCGATTCAGTCTGCAAAATCCCCAGGGGGCACCTATTCGGGGTAATGCCCGTTTGGAAATTTTTTGGACAGTGGTGCCGATTATTTTGGTGGCCTGGATTGCTTGGTACAGCTACGTCATCTACCAACGGATGAATGTGCTCGGCCCCTTACCTGTGGTAGAAGTGCCTCAATTGCTAGGGAAAAAGGCGATCGCCGCCGGCCCTCCTGCGGAATTGGCCATGGCCCAGGGGAGCAATATCAACCCCGAAAAAATTGGAGTAGAAGTGAAACAATGGCTGTGGACTTTTACCTATCGTGATGCGGGGGTGACTAGCCATGAATTACATTTGCCCCTCGATCGCCGGGTAACGTTGAACATGACTTCAGCGGACGTGCTCCACGGGTTTTACGTGCCTAATTTCCGTATTAAGCAGGACATTGTGCCCAACCGGGAAATCGAATTTAGTTTTACCCCCAATCGCCTGGGGGAATATAAACTCCACGACTCCCAATTTAGCGGCACCTACTTCGCTTTAATGACAGCCCCTGTAGTGGTGCAATCTGTCTCCGATTACCAATCCTGGTTAGAAAGTCAGAAATCCCTTGCCCCTGGTCAATTACCCAATCCAGCTTTGGATGAATTCAACCAAACCCCCGGCACCCCCCTCAAAAGTGGTTGGCCCACCGTTTCCCCTGCAACTCGTAAATAA
- the fumC gene encoding class II fumarate hydratase codes for MVNSHRLETDSMGLLEVPADRLWGAQTQRSLMFFGIGSDVMPPDLIRAFAVLKKAAAITNRDLGKLPGDKAELIIQAADEIMAGQWLDHFPLRIWQTGSGTQTNMNVNEVIANRAIAMVGGELGSKNPIHPNDHVNMSQSSNDTFPTAMHIAAVEGLQSKLIPSLQALRDSLQEKGNSFASIIKIGRTHLMDAVPLTLGQEFSGYVAQLDQGLTQLNHCLPGLLELALGGTAVGTGLNSHPQFAEKVAQEIAQLTGYPFVSAPNKFAALAGHEAIAFASGVLKSIATSLMKIANDLRWMGSGPRCGLGELVLPANEPGSSIMPGKVNPTQCEALTMVCVQVMGNDATIGFAASQGNFELNVFKPVIIHNFLQSIHLLSDSCVSFRQNLVTGLEVNEGKVKEFLDNSLMLVTALNPHIGYDNAAQVAKTAFSEGITLKQAAVHLGLLTPEQFDAWVIPEQMIAPIADEPIHPTQNFLKL; via the coding sequence ATGGTAAATTCCCACCGTCTTGAAACCGATAGCATGGGTCTCTTAGAAGTGCCGGCCGATCGCCTATGGGGGGCCCAAACCCAACGCTCCCTGATGTTTTTTGGCATTGGGAGTGACGTGATGCCACCGGATTTAATTCGAGCCTTTGCCGTGCTGAAAAAAGCGGCCGCGATTACCAACCGGGATCTGGGTAAATTGCCAGGGGACAAGGCAGAGTTAATTATTCAGGCGGCGGATGAAATTATGGCCGGGCAGTGGTTAGACCATTTTCCTTTACGGATTTGGCAGACCGGCAGTGGCACCCAAACCAATATGAACGTTAATGAAGTGATTGCCAATCGGGCGATCGCCATGGTGGGGGGAGAATTGGGTAGTAAAAATCCTATCCATCCCAATGACCATGTCAATATGTCCCAGTCCTCCAACGACACTTTTCCCACGGCGATGCACATTGCGGCAGTGGAAGGTCTGCAAAGTAAATTAATTCCCAGTTTGCAAGCTCTGCGGGATAGTCTCCAAGAAAAAGGGAATAGTTTTGCTAGTATCATCAAAATCGGCCGTACCCATCTGATGGATGCAGTGCCCCTAACTTTAGGGCAGGAATTTTCCGGTTATGTAGCCCAGTTAGACCAGGGGTTAACCCAGCTTAATCATTGCTTACCAGGATTGTTAGAACTGGCCCTGGGGGGAACGGCGGTGGGCACCGGCTTAAATAGCCATCCCCAATTTGCCGAAAAAGTAGCCCAGGAAATTGCCCAGTTAACCGGCTATCCTTTCGTTTCTGCCCCCAACAAGTTTGCCGCCCTGGCCGGCCACGAGGCGATCGCCTTTGCCAGTGGCGTGCTGAAAAGTATTGCCACTTCCCTAATGAAAATCGCCAATGACCTACGCTGGATGGGGTCTGGCCCCCGCTGTGGCCTAGGGGAATTGGTGCTCCCAGCCAATGAACCGGGTTCTTCCATCATGCCGGGGAAAGTAAATCCGACCCAATGTGAAGCCCTGACCATGGTCTGTGTGCAGGTAATGGGCAACGATGCCACCATCGGCTTTGCCGCCAGCCAAGGCAACTTTGAACTGAATGTCTTTAAACCTGTCATCATCCACAACTTTCTCCAATCCATCCATTTGCTCAGTGATAGCTGTGTCAGTTTCCGGCAAAATTTGGTAACAGGATTGGAAGTAAACGAAGGCAAAGTCAAAGAATTTTTAGACAACTCCTTAATGCTAGTCACCGCCCTCAATCCCCACATCGGTTACGACAATGCTGCCCAAGTAGCCAAAACCGCTTTTAGTGAAGGCATTACCCTCAAACAAGCGGCGGTGCATTTGGGTCTATTAACTCCAGAACAGTTCGACGCTTGGGTAATTCCGGAGCAGATGATTGCCCCGATCGCCGATGAGCCCATTCATCCAACTCAAAATTTCCTGAAGCTTTAA
- a CDS encoding ribonuclease D — MPSADILNQFQVFDYDLPEDVCQQLLSCKEVAVDTETMGLNPHRDRLCLVQICDPEGNVTALRIAKGQEEAPNLARLMQDPAITKIFHFARFDTAQLKHTFDIKTYPIFCSKIASKIARTYTSHHGLKTLVQELVGVELDKSSQCSDWGNAANLSKDQLAYAANDVRYLIPLRHKLEAMLAREDRLRLAQRCFECLPVMVTLDLGMYGNVFEHGGPG; from the coding sequence ATGCCCTCTGCCGATATTTTGAATCAGTTCCAAGTTTTTGATTACGATTTACCCGAAGACGTTTGCCAGCAGCTTTTGTCTTGCAAAGAAGTTGCGGTGGATACGGAAACCATGGGCTTAAATCCCCATCGAGATCGCCTCTGCTTGGTGCAAATTTGTGATCCAGAGGGTAATGTAACGGCTTTACGCATTGCCAAGGGCCAGGAGGAAGCTCCCAACTTGGCCCGGCTGATGCAAGACCCAGCCATAACAAAAATCTTCCATTTTGCTCGTTTTGACACGGCCCAACTGAAACACACCTTTGACATTAAAACCTATCCAATTTTTTGTAGTAAAATTGCCAGTAAAATCGCCCGCACCTACACTTCCCACCATGGACTCAAGACGCTGGTGCAGGAGTTGGTGGGAGTGGAATTGGATAAATCTTCCCAATGTTCTGATTGGGGCAACGCTGCCAATTTGAGTAAGGATCAATTAGCCTATGCCGCCAATGATGTGCGTTATTTGATTCCCCTACGGCACAAGTTAGAAGCAATGCTCGCTAGGGAGGATCGTTTAAGGTTAGCCCAACGGTGTTTTGAGTGTTTGCCGGTGATGGTAACACTGGATTTAGGTATGTATGGCAATGTGTTTGAGCATGGCGGGCCCGGTTAG
- the murA gene encoding UDP-N-acetylglucosamine 1-carboxyvinyltransferase, translating to MLQVATPTATEETQTVIEIEGRASLRGEVRISGAKNSALAIMAGTILCSDDCRLSNLPALADIDKMCQILAAIGVKLKRDGDRLVVDARQVGHGPAPYELVSQLRASFFVIGPLLSRLGMTKVPLPGGCAIGTRPVDLHVRGLQAMGADVHIEHGVVNASIKGNGRRLTGAKIYLDYPSVGATETILMAATLAEGETVIDNAAREPEIVDLANFCRSMGAQIRGDGSSRIIINGVEKLHSTDFPIIPDRIEAATFLCAGAITHSEISLFPVVPDHLASAIAKLREIGPEVAIDAPDRVRLIPRDLRGTDIETLPYPGFPTDMQAQFMALLAISEGNSVVTETVFENRLQHVAELQRMGANIKLKGNAAFIQGAPFLSGAPVMSTDLRASAALVIAGLAAEGKTIVQGLRHLDRGYEDIEGKLRKLGAKLTRIEQPVSL from the coding sequence GTGCTCCAAGTTGCTACCCCTACCGCTACCGAAGAAACCCAGACGGTCATTGAAATTGAAGGTCGGGCCTCCCTACGGGGGGAAGTCCGCATTAGTGGGGCCAAAAATTCTGCTTTGGCCATCATGGCCGGCACCATTCTTTGTTCCGATGATTGTCGCCTTAGTAATCTGCCTGCCCTAGCCGACATTGACAAAATGTGCCAAATTTTGGCTGCCATTGGGGTCAAGCTGAAACGAGATGGCGATCGCCTGGTGGTGGATGCCCGTCAGGTGGGCCATGGCCCTGCCCCCTATGAGTTAGTCTCCCAATTGCGGGCTAGCTTCTTCGTCATTGGGCCTTTACTGTCTCGTTTAGGCATGACAAAAGTACCCCTGCCTGGGGGATGCGCCATTGGTACCCGGCCCGTTGATCTCCATGTGCGGGGTTTACAAGCCATGGGCGCCGATGTCCACATTGAACACGGGGTAGTCAATGCCAGCATCAAGGGCAATGGCCGTCGTTTGACCGGGGCTAAAATTTACTTGGATTATCCCAGTGTGGGGGCCACGGAAACCATATTGATGGCTGCCACCCTAGCGGAAGGGGAAACGGTCATTGATAACGCCGCCCGGGAACCGGAAATTGTTGACTTAGCTAACTTTTGCCGTTCCATGGGAGCCCAAATCCGAGGGGATGGCTCCAGTCGCATTATTATCAACGGGGTGGAAAAACTCCACAGTACCGACTTCCCCATTATTCCTGATCGCATTGAGGCGGCCACGTTTCTCTGTGCCGGGGCCATCACCCATTCCGAAATTAGCCTTTTCCCTGTGGTGCCAGATCACCTGGCCTCCGCCATTGCCAAGTTGCGGGAAATTGGCCCAGAAGTGGCGATCGATGCCCCTGATAGGGTGCGTTTGATTCCCCGGGATCTGCGGGGCACAGATATTGAAACCCTTCCTTACCCTGGTTTTCCCACCGATATGCAGGCCCAGTTCATGGCCCTGTTAGCGATAAGTGAAGGTAACAGTGTGGTCACGGAAACTGTATTTGAAAACCGTCTCCAACATGTGGCGGAGTTACAACGTATGGGGGCTAATATCAAGCTCAAAGGCAATGCGGCCTTTATTCAAGGGGCGCCCTTCCTATCCGGCGCGCCGGTTATGTCCACCGATTTGCGAGCTTCCGCCGCGTTGGTAATTGCAGGGTTGGCCGCCGAAGGTAAAACCATTGTCCAAGGTCTGCGCCATTTGGATCGGGGTTACGAAGATATTGAAGGCAAATTGCGTAAGCTGGGGGCTAAGTTAACCAGGATTGAACAGCCCGTCAGTCTTTAA
- the hpnI gene encoding bacteriohopanetetrol glucosamine biosynthesis glycosyltransferase HpnI, producing MNVGQWREILSWFCLLPIAGGIVYNLLTVVTTKIFLERSLPKQDFQPGVSVLKPVRGLEKNLEVNLRTIAQQNYPAYEVIYCVQDPEDPALAVVKKLQAELRPEKIIVAVDQVEQGANGKVNNLLGGLKQAKYDILVISDSDTHLRPDYLATIVSPLADPLVGCVTTPFKLTQAQTWYEALELLTINADFIPSVLFAEVTGASKACLGPSIAIRRSTLVQLGGLTALADYLVEDFELGKRVWTSGLKMVLLPYVIDAVVDLEQWQSWWSHQIYWDQNTYLARPAPFLATVIIRAVPFALVLSLCRWSEPWAWLILLITLVIRYGTAAMVAQELGDGPTLRYLPLLPLRDCCGLIFWALSFSQRQVLWRGVPYRLTKGGKMVLTSPNPKN from the coding sequence GTGAATGTTGGCCAATGGCGGGAAATTTTGTCCTGGTTTTGTTTATTGCCCATAGCCGGCGGGATTGTGTATAACCTGCTGACGGTGGTTACCACCAAGATTTTTCTGGAAAGATCCCTGCCCAAGCAAGATTTCCAACCTGGGGTATCGGTGTTGAAGCCAGTGCGGGGTTTGGAAAAAAACCTAGAAGTTAATTTACGCACCATTGCCCAGCAGAATTATCCGGCCTATGAAGTGATTTACTGTGTGCAAGATCCAGAGGATCCGGCCCTGGCCGTAGTCAAAAAGTTGCAAGCAGAGTTGAGGCCAGAAAAAATCATTGTGGCGGTGGATCAGGTCGAACAGGGGGCCAACGGTAAAGTCAATAATCTCCTGGGGGGATTAAAACAGGCTAAATATGACATTTTGGTGATTAGCGACAGTGACACCCATTTGCGCCCCGATTACCTGGCAACCATAGTCAGTCCCCTGGCCGATCCCCTAGTGGGTTGTGTAACTACTCCCTTTAAGTTGACCCAAGCCCAAACCTGGTACGAAGCTTTAGAACTGCTAACCATCAACGCTGACTTTATACCCAGTGTTCTTTTTGCAGAAGTAACCGGAGCCTCCAAAGCTTGTTTAGGCCCTTCCATTGCCATTCGGCGATCGACTCTGGTCCAATTGGGGGGACTAACCGCCTTGGCGGACTATTTGGTGGAAGACTTTGAACTAGGCAAAAGAGTTTGGACCAGTGGCCTAAAAATGGTGTTATTGCCCTATGTGATTGACGCGGTGGTGGATTTAGAACAATGGCAAAGTTGGTGGAGCCATCAGATTTATTGGGATCAAAATACCTATCTAGCCCGTCCCGCCCCGTTTTTAGCCACTGTCATCATCCGTGCCGTGCCCTTTGCCCTTGTATTAAGCCTTTGTCGCTGGTCTGAGCCCTGGGCTTGGTTAATTTTGCTCATAACCCTAGTCATCCGTTATGGGACGGCGGCCATGGTTGCCCAGGAGTTGGGGGATGGGCCGACCCTCCGCTATTTGCCGTTATTGCCGCTGAGGGATTGCTGTGGCTTAATTTTTTGGGCCCTATCCTTTTCCCAACGGCAAGTGCTATGGCGCGGGGTGCCCTATCGTCTCACCAAGGGGGGCAAAATGGTGCTGACTTCCCCTAACCCTAAAAATTAA
- a CDS encoding DUF3318 domain-containing protein: MNRQGTYQGSDQETEIRRLKELMPASGRMLVKLLAQPKQSRVIDCDFPKPWQFGDRLVKINFSLWWELTIQERDLLMLSIVCRLVNIRWFKPDLYQGLTVAGAIAVGVQLWQRDGVGMVVAGGLTALAAQQIWRGYQSNEREIEADAQALKVAVRRGYNQKEAIQVLLTAIENTARIENRSTLSFNELLRCQNLRLMLNSQASSDPTLSRNF; the protein is encoded by the coding sequence ATGAACCGCCAGGGAACCTATCAAGGCAGTGACCAAGAAACGGAAATTCGTCGTCTAAAAGAGTTGATGCCGGCTTCGGGGCGGATGCTAGTCAAACTCCTTGCTCAACCGAAACAGTCCCGGGTGATCGATTGTGATTTTCCTAAGCCCTGGCAATTTGGCGATCGCCTGGTGAAAATTAATTTCAGTCTTTGGTGGGAGTTGACCATCCAGGAACGGGATTTACTCATGCTGAGCATCGTCTGTCGTTTGGTTAATATTCGCTGGTTCAAGCCTGATTTGTACCAGGGATTGACCGTGGCGGGGGCGATCGCCGTAGGGGTGCAACTTTGGCAGAGGGATGGTGTCGGTATGGTCGTGGCCGGTGGCCTCACGGCTTTGGCGGCCCAACAAATTTGGCGGGGTTACCAAAGTAATGAACGGGAAATCGAGGCCGATGCCCAAGCTCTTAAGGTGGCTGTACGTCGGGGCTACAACCAAAAAGAGGCCATCCAGGTCCTATTAACGGCGATCGAAAACACCGCCCGGATTGAAAACCGTAGCACCCTCAGCTTCAATGAACTGTTGCGCTGTCAAAACTTACGCCTTATGCTCAACAGCCAAGCCAGCTCCGATCCCACCCTATCCCGCAATTTCTAA
- a CDS encoding DUF3747 domain-containing protein — protein sequence MAVGVALAPFTPLAASTFTETAIEQTEVIAVARPYGVETTKYDLLVIEQIPGKNKCWDVTPGAPAMVDPLLLNFDFTGHCRRATDSNGYSIRIDGQDYGLDYLLRLVPRGNELVLVATSRNGRGPELIVGSTKGIGAGFMQVQLNPGWQFTKRTYEGQVLGHYYISGTQAAIFGGTAVSPVAPEPITQEKQELIAPEPVQPLEDNPPTATGITEVTETETEIIIQQQDSADKESSMVVEEESVTTVTEENSVAKEMETVTPKPAPVVTPNPPRRRTPTPADFRP from the coding sequence ATGGCTGTCGGGGTTGCCCTAGCTCCCTTCACTCCCCTCGCCGCTAGCACCTTCACCGAAACGGCGATCGAGCAAACTGAGGTAATTGCGGTGGCCCGTCCCTACGGCGTCGAAACCACCAAATACGACCTTTTGGTAATTGAGCAGATTCCCGGCAAAAATAAATGTTGGGACGTCACCCCCGGAGCGCCGGCCATGGTGGATCCCCTGCTGTTAAACTTTGACTTTACTGGCCACTGTCGCCGTGCCACAGACAGCAACGGCTATTCCATCCGCATCGATGGCCAGGACTATGGCTTGGATTACCTACTGCGTCTTGTGCCCAGGGGCAATGAACTGGTGTTGGTGGCCACTTCCCGTAACGGCCGCGGCCCCGAACTTATTGTCGGTAGCACCAAAGGCATCGGCGCAGGCTTCATGCAGGTACAGCTCAATCCAGGCTGGCAGTTCACCAAACGCACCTACGAAGGTCAAGTTTTAGGGCACTACTACATCAGTGGCACCCAGGCGGCCATCTTCGGGGGAACGGCCGTTAGCCCTGTGGCCCCAGAACCAATCACCCAGGAAAAACAGGAGCTTATTGCCCCGGAACCAGTTCAGCCCCTGGAGGATAATCCCCCTACGGCAACAGGAATAACGGAGGTAACAGAAACCGAGACAGAAATTATTATTCAGCAGCAAGATTCCGCTGACAAAGAGTCCAGTATGGTGGTGGAAGAGGAGAGTGTCACCACTGTGACCGAAGAAAACTCCGTTGCCAAGGAAATGGAAACCGTTACTCCCAAACCAGCCCCCGTAGTCACCCCCAATCCTCCCCGACGCCGCACCCCTACCCCGGCGGATTTTCGCCCTTAG
- a CDS encoding pantothenate kinase, translated as METLKPGFGLALDNDKQQPWLGLMIGNSRLHWAYCSGNTPLQTWVTDYSLTLDQLPVLLKEVPFVLASVVPEQTEVWQAYQPRILTLKDIPLGNIYPSFGIDRALAGLGAGLVYGFPCLVIDGGTALTITGFDQDKKLVGGAILPGLGLQLQILGDRLAALPKLELGSLTQLYQLPDRWALDTPSAVFSGVTYGMLGALQGYLQAWQAQFPGAAMIMTGGDGKILHVLLGQHSPNLAVALNDNLIFLGMAAIQHGDRPIC; from the coding sequence GTGGAAACATTGAAGCCGGGTTTTGGTTTAGCCCTGGATAATGACAAGCAACAACCTTGGTTAGGCCTAATGATAGGCAACTCCCGTTTGCACTGGGCATATTGTAGCGGCAATACTCCCCTGCAAACCTGGGTTACAGATTACAGCCTCACTTTGGATCAGTTGCCGGTTTTGTTGAAGGAAGTGCCCTTTGTATTGGCGTCGGTAGTGCCGGAACAAACCGAAGTTTGGCAAGCATATCAACCCAGAATATTGACCCTAAAGGATATTCCCCTAGGTAATATTTACCCCAGCTTTGGCATTGACCGGGCTTTAGCTGGCTTGGGGGCGGGGCTGGTCTACGGTTTTCCCTGTTTAGTCATCGATGGGGGCACTGCCTTGACCATTACTGGTTTTGACCAAGATAAAAAATTGGTGGGAGGAGCGATTCTGCCCGGTTTGGGATTGCAATTACAAATCCTTGGTGATCGTCTGGCGGCCCTACCCAAGTTAGAGTTAGGCTCATTAACCCAGTTGTATCAGTTACCTGACCGTTGGGCTTTGGATACCCCCAGCGCCGTTTTTAGCGGTGTTACCTATGGAATGTTGGGGGCATTGCAAGGTTATCTTCAGGCTTGGCAAGCACAATTTCCTGGTGCCGCCATGATTATGACCGGAGGAGATGGCAAGATACTGCATGTTCTATTGGGGCAGCATTCCCCTAATCTTGCGGTGGCCCTGAATGACAATTTAATTTTTTTAGGTATGGCGGCCATACAACACGGTGATCGCCCCATCTGTTAG
- a CDS encoding 4-hydroxy-3-methylbut-2-enyl diphosphate reductase: MDTKAFKRSLHHSDNYHRKGFGHGEEVMGVMNTEYQSHLIQEIRQNNYRLERGDVTILLAEAFGFCWGVERAVAMAYETRQHFPQERLWITNEIIHNPSVNQRLREMEVNFIDVVNGEKDFSGVAKGDVVILPAFGASVEEMQLLNDRGCTIVDTTCPWVSKVWNSVEKHKKKEHTSIIHGKYNHEETIATSSFAGTYLIVLNMAEAQRVCDYILHGGDKDEFLAYFANAHSAGFDPDRDLVRLGVANQTTMLKSETEMIGKLFEKTLLQKYGPTELNNHFMSFNTICDATQERQDAMFDLVKEDLSLMVVIGGFNSSNTTHLQEIAVEHGIPSVHIDSGDRIGPGNRVEHKPLGKDLEMLEPWLPDGKITVGVTSGASTPDKVVEEVMKRIVAIKEAQPVLEIAG, translated from the coding sequence ATGGATACCAAAGCTTTTAAACGGTCTCTGCACCACTCCGACAATTACCACCGCAAGGGATTTGGCCATGGGGAAGAGGTGATGGGGGTGATGAATACGGAATATCAAAGCCACCTAATCCAGGAAATTCGTCAGAATAATTACCGCCTGGAGCGGGGAGATGTCACCATTCTCTTGGCGGAGGCCTTCGGTTTTTGCTGGGGGGTGGAACGGGCAGTGGCCATGGCCTACGAGACCCGCCAACATTTTCCCCAGGAACGGCTTTGGATTACCAACGAAATTATCCATAATCCTTCGGTTAATCAAAGGCTAAGGGAAATGGAAGTGAATTTTATTGATGTGGTTAACGGAGAAAAGGATTTTAGTGGCGTGGCCAAGGGGGATGTGGTGATTCTGCCCGCCTTTGGAGCCAGTGTGGAGGAAATGCAGCTACTCAACGACCGGGGCTGTACCATTGTCGATACCACTTGCCCCTGGGTTTCCAAAGTCTGGAATTCGGTGGAAAAACATAAAAAGAAAGAACATACTTCCATCATCCACGGTAAATACAACCACGAGGAAACCATTGCCACTAGCTCCTTTGCTGGTACCTATCTAATTGTTTTAAATATGGCCGAAGCCCAAAGGGTTTGTGACTATATTCTCCACGGTGGCGATAAAGACGAGTTTTTAGCTTATTTTGCCAATGCCCATTCCGCTGGTTTTGATCCAGACCGAGATTTAGTTCGTTTGGGGGTGGCCAACCAAACCACCATGCTTAAAAGTGAAACGGAAATGATTGGCAAATTGTTTGAAAAAACCCTGTTGCAAAAATATGGCCCCACGGAGCTCAACAATCACTTTATGAGCTTTAACACCATCTGTGATGCTACCCAGGAGCGACAGGATGCCATGTTTGATTTGGTCAAAGAAGACCTGTCTTTAATGGTGGTTATTGGTGGTTTTAATTCTTCTAATACCACCCATTTACAGGAAATTGCGGTGGAACATGGTATCCCCTCTGTTCACATCGACAGCGGCGATCGCATTGGGCCGGGCAATCGGGTCGAGCATAAACCCCTAGGCAAGGATCTGGAGATGCTGGAACCCTGGCTACCAGACGGAAAAATTACGGTAGGCGTAACTTCCGGGGCCTCTACTCCCGACAAAGTAGTGGAGGAAGTGATGAAAAGGATTGTGGCGATTAAGGAAGCTCAACCCGTCTTAGAAATTGCGGGATAG
- a CDS encoding helix-turn-helix domain-containing protein codes for MLRATRFRIYPTAKQELHFRRSFGCCRFAYNFALNLVNETYKETGKGLGRFAIQKAITELKKEDEWMSEPYSQCLQVVALNLSRTFINFFERRGDYPRFKSKSLFGKLSFGYLIPPSPPWEGGKCHKSPPF; via the coding sequence ATACTTAGAGCAACTAGGTTTCGCATTTATCCGACAGCAAAGCAGGAGCTACATTTCAGACGTAGCTTTGGGTGCTGTCGTTTTGCGTATAATTTTGCTCTAAACCTTGTCAATGAGACTTACAAGGAAACGGGGAAAGGATTGGGACGATTTGCAATCCAAAAGGCAATCACCGAACTCAAAAAAGAAGACGAATGGATGAGTGAGCCGTACTCGCAATGTTTGCAAGTGGTGGCGTTGAACTTGTCCAGGACATTTATTAACTTTTTTGAAAGACGTGGGGACTATCCCCGGTTCAAGTCTAAGAGCCTGTTTGGAAAGTTGAGTTTTGGCTATCTAATCCCCCCTAGCCCCCCTTGGGAAGGAGGGAAATGTCACAAAAGCCCCCCTTTTTAA
- a CDS encoding RNA-guided endonuclease InsQ/TnpB family protein, whose product MSYPQNVKVVDNGIKFPKIGKVDVVIHRDIEEAVKTVTVSMNAKGQYFASLLVDDGNGIRNQSVDGKAVGIDLGLTHFVITSDSSKFNNPRWLSKHERNLKQKQKRLSRRKKVSNNQNKARLQVATVHDKIARCREDFHHKLSRRIVDENQVIVVENLAVRNMMQNHYLVQSIGQVGWGEFCTMLKYKSEWEGKVYVEVDRFFPSSKTCNVCLNGFASLLLDIRFKCGTKHDRDINAALNIRDEGLRILTSGTGDSAYCLAVRQGSKGRKSYTTLQATG is encoded by the coding sequence ATTAGCTACCCCCAAAATGTCAAGGTTGTTGATAATGGCATCAAATTCCCAAAAATAGGAAAAGTTGATGTTGTTATTCACCGGGATATAGAAGAGGCAGTGAAGACTGTTACTGTTTCCATGAATGCCAAGGGACAATACTTTGCCTCTCTCTTAGTGGATGATGGTAACGGAATTCGCAATCAATCCGTGGACGGTAAAGCGGTCGGAATTGACCTAGGGCTAACTCATTTTGTCATTACCAGTGATAGCTCCAAGTTCAATAATCCCCGCTGGTTGAGCAAGCATGAGCGCAACCTGAAGCAAAAACAGAAACGGTTATCCCGCCGCAAAAAAGTTTCCAATAACCAGAATAAAGCTAGGCTACAGGTAGCGACTGTTCACGATAAAATTGCCCGTTGCCGGGAAGACTTTCACCATAAGCTATCACGCAGGATAGTAGACGAAAACCAAGTCATCGTGGTGGAAAATCTAGCTGTACGGAACATGATGCAAAACCACTACCTTGTCCAGTCCATTGGACAAGTGGGATGGGGTGAATTTTGCACCATGTTGAAATACAAGTCGGAGTGGGAAGGAAAGGTCTATGTTGAAGTGGATCGTTTCTTCCCATCTTCTAAAACCTGTAACGTTTGCCTAAACGGGTTTGCCAGCCTTCTCCTGGATATTAGGTTCAAATGCGGTACTAAACATGACCGTGATATAAATGCCGCACTCAACATCCGAGACGAAGGACTGCGTATTTTGACCTCTGGAACGGGGGATTCCGCCTATTGTCTAGCTGTAAGACAAGGTAGTAAAGGACGCAAGTCTTATACCACTTTGCAGGCTACTGGATAG